TGCGTTCTGTCTGATTATCGCGCTGGCGACCCGCAAATTGCCATTGTTGGGGATTGTATGACCTCCGTAGCACAACTCGATTTTACGCAGCCATCGCTCTGTGAAGCGGTGATCAAGACCACGCTTGCGATTCGTCATGACTTCCCTCTGGAAAAAGTTAACGCCCAGCTGGACGCACTGGTTGCAGAGGCGCGCGAATTCGTCAGTGGCGAAAGTGAACAGGATCTGCAGCTGGAAAAGCTGCTGGAACTGTTTTATCAGCACTGGAAGTTTGGCGGTGCCAGCGGCATCTATAATCTCTCCGATGCGCTCTGGGTCGATAAAGTGCTCGACACCCGTCAGGGTACCGCGGTGTCGCTGGGCATGATCCTGCTGCACATTGCGCACAAGCTGTCACTGCCGGTAATGCCGGTGATCTTCCCGACGCAGCTGATTCTGCGCGCTGACTGGCTCGATGAAGAGATGTGGCTGATCAATCCGTTCAACGGCGATACGCTGGATACGCATACGCTGGAAGTGTGGTTGAAAGGCAACATCAGTCCGACCACCGAACTGTATGACGAAGATCTGGAAGAAGCGGAGTCGGCGCTGGTGATCCGCAAGATGCTCGACACGCTGAAGGCGGCATTGATGGAAGAGAAGCACATGGAGATGGCGCTCAACGTCAGCCAGGTGCTGCTGCAGCTCGATCCCGATGACCCGTATGAAATCCGCGATCGCGGCCTGATTTACGTGCAGCTCGACTGTGAACACATCGCCCTGAGCGATCTCAACTACTTTGTTGAGCACTGCCCGGAAGATCCAATTAGCGAGATGATCAAAGTACAGATTCATTCCATTGAACAGAAACAGGTAACGCTGCACTAACGCGTTCCGTAAGCAAAAAGGCAAAGGCATGACACAGAAAGTAGTCAATATTGGCGATATCAAAGTAGCAAACGACCTGCCGTTCGTGCTGTTTGGCGGGATGAACGTGCTGGAATCTCAGGATCTGGCTATGCGTATCTGTGAGCATTACGTGAAGGTCACCGAGAAACTCGGCATTCCTTACGTATTCAAGGCGTCGTTCGATAAAGCTAACCGCTCATCCATCCACTCCTACCGCGGTCCGGGTCTGGAAGAGGGCATGAAGATTTTCCAGGCGCTGAAGCAGGCGTTTGGCGTCAAAATCATTACCGATGTGCATGAAGCCTCACAGGCGCAGCCGGTTTCTGAAGTGGTCGATGTGATTCAGCTGCCAGCGTTCCTTGCCCGGCAGACCGATCTGGTGGAAGCGATGGCGAAAACTGGCGCAGTGATCAACATCAAGAAACCACAGTTCGTTAGCCCGGGTCAGATGGGCAATATCGTTGAGAAGTTTGCCGAAGGCGGCAACGAAAACGTGATTCTGTGCGATCGCGGCGCTAACTTTGGCTATGACAACCTGGTTGTCGATATGCTCGGCTTTAACGTCATGAAGAAAGTCAGCAAGAACAGCCCGGTTATTTTTGACGTGACGCATGCGCTGCAAACCCGCGATCCGTTCGGTGCCGCCTCTGGCGGACGTCGCGCACAGGTTGCCGAGCTGGCGCGTGCCGGTATGGCGGTGGGTATCGCCGGTCTGTTTATCGAAGCGCATCCTGAGCCGAACAGCGCAATGTGCGACGGCCCGTCGGCGCTGCCGCTGGACAAGCTGGAGCCGTTCCTCGCGCAGATGAAAGCAATTGACGATCTGGTCAAAGGCTTCCCTGAGCTGGACACCAGCAAGTAAGCTTCTGTAATAAAAAAGGCCGCGTAAGCGGCCTTTTTTATGCGCGTCATCTTTACAGCATAATGGTCATCAGATAGCCGACAAACAGCGCCAGATGCGCCGCGCCGTTCAGCACATTGGTGCGCCCGGTAGAGAACGAAATATGGCAGAGAATCAGCACGGCGATCATCATCACCATGTGCGGAGGCTCCAGCCCAAACACCAGTTCCTGATGGGTCAGCGTGGCGATCAGGGTCACCGCCGGCACGGTCAGGGAGATGGTGGCCAGCACCGAACCAAAAAACAGATTCATCGCGCGCTGCACCTGATTAGCCAGCACCGCTTTGATGGCACCCAGCCCTTCAGGCGACAGGATCAGCAGGGCGACGAGGAAGCCGGTAAACTGCTCCGGCGCATTCAGCTCGGTCAGCAGGTATTCCAGCGGATTGGCATTCATCTTGGTCACGGCGATCACCGCCACCAGATGCACGATCAGCCACAGCGCATGGCGCAGGCTGGTGTGCGCCGACGGCTTGCCGTGATGCGGATCGCCATCGTCACTCTCATCTTCATGCTCGTAGATAAACAGGCTTTGGTGAGTTTTGGTCTGTATCAGCAGAAAAACGCCGTACATCGCCGCGGAAATGGCAGCAATCAATAACGCCTGACCGGTAGTGAAATTGCCGCCCGGCAGCGCGTTGGGAAACACCAGCACCAGAATCGCCAGCGGAAAGATAGCAATCATATATTGCTTCACGCCAGCCAGGTTGAGGTACTGCGTGGCAAATTTGCGCCCGCCAAGCAGCAGGGCGAAGCCCACCAGCCCGGATGTCACAATCATGATGATGGAGTAGAGCGTGTCGCGCATCAGCGCGGGCGCGGCGCTGCCGGTCGCCATCAGGGCGGAGATCAAACTGACTTCAAGAATCACCACCGACAGGCTCAGGATCAATGAGCCGTAGGGTTCGCCGAGGCGGTGAGCCAGCACGTCGGCGTGACGAACCACACTAAAGGCGCTGCTGAGAATACCGACCAGCGCCAGCGCATTGAGCGCGATGACTAAGGGAAAATTCTGTGAGTTACCAAAAAACCAGAGCGCCGCCAGTGCGGCTATCGGGAGGAAGAGCGTATATTCTGTGTGACGAGTTTTACCTTCGTGTCCGGGCATGTGTCCCTCTCATAAGCCATTAGCCATAAGCAAAATGCAGCGATCCTGCTAAAAACAACCTGATTAAATCATTAACGCGTTAACCTGGTTTTACAAGCGGGTAAAGTGTAGCTGTTCTTAAGTCATTTTTGGGTAAATTTACGTGCTTTTACGCGTGTTATTGAATTTTTGTTTAAGATGTGCAAAATCGAATAAATTATAATTTAACCTATATAAAACATGTGTTTAATCGTGTGTATCGGATTTTAAATGAATTTTTTTCGCTGTTTATTTGGCGATTAGCTGATATTTATAGGGTTTGGTTATACCTTTTTGCGTGAAGTGGTCTAATCAGGCGGCTTGATTTTTTTATCCGCAGCGACCAGGCTTACCTTCTGTTCAGAGAAAGGAGGAATTATGCCTTATCAGTCACGTGACGATTTACCTGACAACGTCAAACACGTTCTGCCTGCACACGCACAGGATATCTATCAGCAGGCGTTTAACAGCGCCTGGGATCAGTATAAAGATAAGCAGGATCGCCGCGACGATGAGTCGCAGGAAGAGGTGGCGCACAAAGTGGCCTGGTCCGCCGTCAAAGAGAAGTATGCAAAAGGCGACGATGACAAGTGGCATCCTAAAAAGTGATAACGATCCCGGCGCTCGCCGGGATTTTTCTTTTCCCCTCAAGATTTCCCTTATGCCGCCGATGCTTTTTTTAACAGCTGTCCGGCGCGG
The sequence above is drawn from the Duffyella gerundensis genome and encodes:
- the sirB1 gene encoding invasion regulator SirB1, encoding MTSVAQLDFTQPSLCEAVIKTTLAIRHDFPLEKVNAQLDALVAEAREFVSGESEQDLQLEKLLELFYQHWKFGGASGIYNLSDALWVDKVLDTRQGTAVSLGMILLHIAHKLSLPVMPVIFPTQLILRADWLDEEMWLINPFNGDTLDTHTLEVWLKGNISPTTELYDEDLEEAESALVIRKMLDTLKAALMEEKHMEMALNVSQVLLQLDPDDPYEIRDRGLIYVQLDCEHIALSDLNYFVEHCPEDPISEMIKVQIHSIEQKQVTLH
- the kdsA gene encoding 3-deoxy-8-phosphooctulonate synthase; the protein is MTQKVVNIGDIKVANDLPFVLFGGMNVLESQDLAMRICEHYVKVTEKLGIPYVFKASFDKANRSSIHSYRGPGLEEGMKIFQALKQAFGVKIITDVHEASQAQPVSEVVDVIQLPAFLARQTDLVEAMAKTGAVINIKKPQFVSPGQMGNIVEKFAEGGNENVILCDRGANFGYDNLVVDMLGFNVMKKVSKNSPVIFDVTHALQTRDPFGAASGGRRAQVAELARAGMAVGIAGLFIEAHPEPNSAMCDGPSALPLDKLEPFLAQMKAIDDLVKGFPELDTSK
- the chaA gene encoding sodium-potassium/proton antiporter ChaA → MPGHEGKTRHTEYTLFLPIAALAALWFFGNSQNFPLVIALNALALVGILSSAFSVVRHADVLAHRLGEPYGSLILSLSVVILEVSLISALMATGSAAPALMRDTLYSIIMIVTSGLVGFALLLGGRKFATQYLNLAGVKQYMIAIFPLAILVLVFPNALPGGNFTTGQALLIAAISAAMYGVFLLIQTKTHQSLFIYEHEDESDDGDPHHGKPSAHTSLRHALWLIVHLVAVIAVTKMNANPLEYLLTELNAPEQFTGFLVALLILSPEGLGAIKAVLANQVQRAMNLFFGSVLATISLTVPAVTLIATLTHQELVFGLEPPHMVMMIAVLILCHISFSTGRTNVLNGAAHLALFVGYLMTIML
- the chaB gene encoding putative cation transport regulator ChaB, whose product is MPYQSRDDLPDNVKHVLPAHAQDIYQQAFNSAWDQYKDKQDRRDDESQEEVAHKVAWSAVKEKYAKGDDDKWHPKK